In Gemmatimonas sp., the following proteins share a genomic window:
- a CDS encoding carboxymuconolactone decarboxylase family protein, translating to MNTRILGENNLVINRFFNLDGRAYEGGTLSVKTKELLGLVASLVLRCDDCITYHIVRCAEEGVSRDEVFETMSIGLIVGGSIVIPHLRRAVDRWDEAEKMRG from the coding sequence ATGAACACGCGTATCCTCGGCGAAAACAATCTCGTCATCAACCGCTTCTTCAATCTCGACGGTCGCGCCTACGAAGGCGGAACATTGAGCGTGAAGACGAAGGAGCTCCTGGGCCTCGTCGCGTCGCTGGTGCTGCGCTGCGACGACTGCATCACCTACCACATTGTACGCTGCGCCGAAGAGGGCGTCAGTCGCGACGAAGTGTTCGAAACCATGAGCATCGGCCTCATCGTCGGTGGCAGCATTGTGATTCCGCATCTGCGCCGCGCCGTCGATCGCTGGGATGAAGCCGAGAAGATGCGCGGCTGA
- a CDS encoding polysaccharide deacetylase family protein — protein sequence MPIVEWHQVVAADGTYKVSRERFRAELAELHTRGYVPVNLSEMLDKTMDVPAGKTPVLFTFDDASPSQFRYIERNGALVVDPTSAVGMLLDFIKTHPDWKAKGLFCMLPAAEAGHAFFGDKGIDGQKTEWRLKKVQFLAQQGFELCNHTLWHAKLSKYSDAVVQEQLARGAMAIDSAVPGYKVRGFALPYGLWPKNRALAFNGSWYDKKSKRDVRYRHEAVFEVAGGPARSPFDPEFNPKSLPRVPLQGGTKLSATLDQMDKPGKWARYVSDGNPKTIAKP from the coding sequence ATGCCGATTGTGGAGTGGCATCAGGTCGTCGCCGCCGACGGAACGTACAAGGTGTCGCGCGAACGGTTCCGCGCCGAGCTGGCCGAGCTGCATACGCGCGGCTACGTGCCCGTGAATCTCTCGGAAATGCTCGACAAGACGATGGACGTCCCGGCCGGCAAGACACCGGTACTGTTTACCTTCGACGATGCGTCACCGAGCCAGTTCCGGTACATCGAGCGCAACGGCGCGCTGGTGGTGGATCCCACGAGCGCCGTTGGCATGTTGCTCGACTTCATCAAGACGCACCCCGACTGGAAGGCCAAGGGACTCTTCTGCATGCTGCCGGCGGCCGAAGCCGGTCATGCCTTCTTCGGCGACAAGGGCATCGACGGGCAGAAGACGGAGTGGCGCTTGAAGAAGGTGCAGTTCCTGGCGCAACAGGGCTTCGAGCTGTGCAACCACACGCTGTGGCACGCGAAGCTCAGCAAGTACTCCGATGCCGTCGTGCAGGAACAGCTGGCGCGTGGCGCGATGGCGATCGACTCCGCCGTGCCCGGCTACAAGGTGCGCGGGTTTGCCCTGCCCTACGGCTTGTGGCCGAAGAACCGCGCGCTTGCGTTCAACGGTTCTTGGTACGACAAAAAGAGCAAACGCGACGTACGCTACCGCCACGAGGCCGTGTTCGAAGTGGCCGGTGGTCCGGCGCGCAGTCCGTTCGATCCGGAGTTCAACCCGAAATCATTGCCCCGGGTGCCGCTGCAGGGCGGCACCAAACTCTCGGCCACGCTCGATCAGATGGACAAGCCCGGCAAGTGGGCGCGCTACGTGTCCGATGGCAATCCGAAGACGATCGCCAAGCCGTAG
- a CDS encoding PBP1A family penicillin-binding protein, with product MEAEANNTPASAATPAATPAVSWRTRLFKPLLYAGALAVAGALTTASWWWSCGWQGCPTPAQLRAWKPTEGGALLARDSAFVSALSPVNRTNVPLSRVPAQVQAAFIAVEDRRFHAHHGVDWYGVGRATVANITAGSVREGASTITMQLARNVFLGNRATERTFGRKLLEWRYATLLEASLSKQDILERYLNAIYLGNGVYGVEGASRDLFGKSVKDISLTEAAMLAGLPKAPSSYSPRRDKSRALARRAVVFDVLLREGVADSATIQAVRNKPLKLARAEWVPARAVDSWAVEAVRVTLDSLRKAGVIPKALNDAQLRVWSTIDRRAQIAGERVIAAGAWQIDQERAYGGFSARGVGSRTQGALVALDPTTGAVRAVVGGRRIERKGFNRALRAKRQPGSTFKPFVYAEALRQGFTAASMLEDEPVEIDIGRTMWTPANYGDEYAGHITMRDALARSANAATVRLSSKLSVQRIADLAHAQGIVSELPIVPALALGAGAVTPLELTAAYAPFGNGGTRVNPYLVERVEDQFGRVIWSHPRTAGAKVLEATDAFLITSLLQGVVDRGTGRPVRDAGIRGPVAGKTGTTNDGTDVWFVGYTPTLVASVWFGADDPQPLGWNASGGRLAAPVWARFLRDGWHSPEDDSTWVPPAGIETKQIDIGTGKLASDWCGPSRREFFVRGSAPKGSCEEDPYLAMRDAEPPDWHDSIGAAPGEIDPAQIAEAVSGVLEAVGGNAKARAAADRIMVELRKVQRDAAREARREAERVRREMQAMPQPPVPPRPPRGRD from the coding sequence ATGGAGGCTGAAGCTAACAACACGCCGGCGTCGGCCGCGACACCAGCCGCAACACCGGCCGTGTCGTGGCGCACACGGCTGTTCAAGCCCTTGCTCTATGCCGGGGCGCTTGCCGTTGCCGGTGCACTCACCACGGCTTCGTGGTGGTGGTCGTGTGGCTGGCAAGGCTGCCCCACACCAGCGCAGCTGCGCGCCTGGAAGCCCACCGAGGGCGGTGCACTGCTGGCGCGCGACAGCGCGTTCGTGAGTGCGCTCTCACCCGTGAATCGCACCAACGTTCCGCTCAGCCGCGTCCCGGCGCAGGTACAGGCGGCCTTCATCGCCGTCGAAGATCGGCGCTTTCACGCCCATCACGGGGTCGACTGGTACGGGGTCGGTCGCGCCACCGTCGCCAACATCACGGCCGGCAGCGTGCGCGAAGGGGCCAGTACGATCACAATGCAGCTCGCCCGCAACGTCTTCCTCGGCAACCGGGCCACCGAGCGGACATTCGGCCGCAAGCTGCTCGAGTGGCGCTACGCCACGCTGCTCGAAGCGTCGCTCTCCAAGCAGGACATTCTCGAGCGCTACCTCAACGCCATCTATCTTGGCAACGGCGTGTACGGCGTCGAGGGGGCAAGCCGCGATCTGTTCGGCAAGTCGGTCAAGGACATCTCGCTGACCGAAGCGGCGATGCTGGCCGGTCTGCCCAAGGCGCCCTCGTCGTATTCGCCGCGCCGCGACAAGTCGCGCGCGCTAGCGCGTCGCGCCGTGGTGTTCGATGTGCTGCTGCGCGAAGGCGTGGCCGACAGCGCCACGATTCAGGCCGTGCGGAACAAGCCGCTCAAACTGGCACGCGCGGAGTGGGTACCGGCCCGCGCGGTCGATTCATGGGCCGTCGAAGCCGTGCGCGTCACGCTCGATTCGCTGCGCAAGGCCGGTGTGATCCCCAAGGCGCTCAACGACGCGCAACTGCGCGTGTGGAGCACGATCGATCGACGCGCGCAGATCGCCGGCGAGCGCGTGATCGCCGCGGGTGCGTGGCAGATCGATCAGGAGCGCGCCTACGGCGGCTTTTCCGCGCGTGGCGTCGGCTCGCGTACACAAGGCGCCTTAGTGGCCCTCGACCCCACTACCGGCGCTGTGCGCGCGGTGGTCGGTGGCCGTCGCATCGAGCGGAAAGGCTTCAATCGGGCTCTGCGTGCCAAGCGGCAGCCTGGCAGCACGTTCAAGCCGTTCGTGTACGCCGAAGCATTGCGTCAAGGCTTCACCGCCGCCTCCATGCTCGAAGACGAACCGGTCGAGATCGACATCGGTCGTACCATGTGGACGCCGGCGAACTACGGCGATGAGTACGCAGGACATATCACCATGCGCGATGCGCTGGCCCGTTCCGCCAACGCGGCCACCGTGCGCCTCAGCAGCAAGCTGAGTGTGCAGCGCATCGCCGATCTCGCGCACGCGCAGGGTATCGTGAGTGAGCTGCCCATTGTGCCGGCGCTCGCGCTTGGCGCTGGTGCGGTCACGCCGCTCGAGCTCACGGCCGCCTACGCGCCATTCGGCAACGGCGGTACGCGCGTGAATCCATATCTCGTGGAACGCGTCGAAGATCAATTCGGGCGCGTGATCTGGAGTCATCCGCGCACGGCGGGCGCCAAGGTACTCGAAGCAACCGACGCATTTCTCATCACCTCACTGTTGCAGGGCGTCGTCGATCGTGGCACCGGTCGTCCGGTGCGTGACGCCGGTATTCGTGGTCCGGTGGCGGGCAAGACCGGCACCACCAACGACGGCACCGATGTCTGGTTCGTGGGCTACACGCCCACCCTCGTGGCGAGCGTGTGGTTCGGAGCCGACGACCCGCAGCCCCTGGGTTGGAACGCATCGGGCGGTCGTCTGGCCGCGCCGGTGTGGGCGCGCTTTCTCCGTGACGGATGGCACAGCCCGGAAGACGACAGCACGTGGGTGCCGCCGGCCGGCATCGAGACGAAACAGATCGACATCGGCACCGGCAAGCTGGCCAGCGATTGGTGCGGCCCGTCGCGTCGCGAGTTCTTCGTGCGCGGCAGCGCGCCAAAGGGATCGTGTGAAGAGGATCCGTATCTGGCCATGCGTGATGCCGAGCCGCCTGACTGGCACGACAGCATTGGCGCCGCGCCGGGGGAGATCGATCCGGCGCAGATCGCCGAGGCGGTAAGCGGCGTGCTCGAAGCGGTGGGCGGAAACGCCAAAGCGCGCGCGGCCGCCGATCGCATTATGGTGGAGCTGCGCAAAGTGCAGCGTGATGCCGCGCGCGAGGCGCGACGGGAAGCGGAGCGGGTGCGGCGTGAGATGCAGGCCATGCCACAACCGCCAGTGCCGCCGCGCCCGCCCCGCGGGCGCGACTGA
- a CDS encoding DUF1501 domain-containing protein — MSAFNSSVNRRVFLKGGALSLVTLGLSPSFLKRTALAMELPRAVRGKTLIVLFQRGAADALNVLVPFGDKNYYAARPQLAIATPARVGGSANTAGAIDLDGFYGLHPSLASFKPLWDRGMLSPIHAVGSPSATRSHFDAQDYMETGTPDRKGTTDGWLNRYLAVQGTCEASSCTPGSAAAPFRAVAMTAQTPRILEGASPVVAMNSIDEFSIRTNGGEAQRRIEALYRTGSSDLVHGSGSDMFEALKVLRAANPQQYRPTAGVEYPRSQFGQRLLQIAQLIKSGVGLEVAFADVGGWDTHVNQGGAQGQLAGRLGDFSQSIAALVADLGDRMDDVVILTCSEFGRTVRQNGTGGTDHGHAGAMFAIGGSLRSAKKVHGRWPGLAPEQLYEGRDLALTTDFRAVFSEIASKHLGAAQLPKIFPGYSGFEKEWLGIL, encoded by the coding sequence ATGTCTGCCTTCAACAGTTCCGTGAATCGCCGGGTGTTTCTCAAGGGTGGTGCGCTGTCGCTGGTGACGCTGGGGCTCTCGCCCAGTTTTCTGAAGCGCACCGCACTCGCGATGGAACTGCCGCGCGCGGTGCGCGGCAAGACGCTGATCGTGCTCTTTCAGCGCGGCGCAGCCGATGCACTCAACGTGCTCGTGCCGTTCGGCGACAAGAACTACTACGCGGCGCGCCCGCAGCTCGCGATCGCGACGCCCGCCCGCGTAGGCGGTTCAGCGAATACGGCGGGGGCGATCGATCTCGATGGATTCTACGGACTACATCCGTCGCTGGCGTCGTTCAAGCCGTTGTGGGATCGCGGGATGCTGTCGCCGATTCATGCCGTGGGCAGTCCGAGTGCCACGCGTTCGCACTTCGACGCGCAGGACTACATGGAAACCGGCACGCCCGATCGTAAGGGCACGACCGACGGTTGGCTCAATCGTTATCTCGCGGTGCAAGGCACGTGTGAGGCGTCGTCGTGCACACCCGGCTCCGCCGCCGCGCCGTTCCGCGCGGTCGCGATGACGGCGCAGACGCCGCGCATTCTGGAAGGCGCGAGCCCGGTCGTCGCAATGAACTCCATCGACGAATTCTCGATCCGTACGAACGGTGGTGAAGCCCAGCGTCGCATCGAAGCGCTGTATCGCACGGGGTCGTCAGACCTCGTGCACGGCAGCGGCAGCGACATGTTCGAGGCCCTCAAGGTGCTGCGCGCCGCCAATCCGCAGCAGTATCGTCCGACGGCGGGCGTGGAGTATCCGCGCTCACAGTTCGGGCAACGGCTCTTGCAGATCGCGCAGCTGATCAAGTCGGGGGTGGGGCTCGAAGTCGCCTTCGCCGACGTGGGCGGTTGGGACACGCACGTGAATCAGGGTGGTGCTCAGGGACAGCTGGCCGGGCGTTTGGGCGACTTCTCCCAGAGTATCGCCGCGCTGGTCGCCGACCTCGGCGACCGCATGGATGACGTGGTGATTCTCACCTGCTCAGAGTTCGGTCGCACGGTGCGACAGAACGGCACCGGCGGCACCGACCACGGACATGCGGGAGCGATGTTCGCGATCGGCGGATCATTGCGGTCGGCCAAGAAGGTGCATGGCCGATGGCCCGGCTTGGCGCCGGAGCAACTCTACGAAGGACGCGACCTCGCCCTCACCACGGACTTCCGGGCGGTGTTCAGCGAGATCGCGTCAAAGCATCTCGGCGCGGCGCAACTGCCGAAAATCTTCCCGGGTTACAGTGGCTTCGAGAAGGAGTGGCTGGGCATTCTGTAA
- a CDS encoding DUF1800 domain-containing protein, translated as MLAVCLVTLGCATAAPQPAAGSAASGSGALVSAAPSASREQTADQQVHHLLNRLAFGARPGDVETVRAMGVDAWIDRQLYPERIPDAATEQFVARFTTLGKTGEQLLADAPPPAAALAQLQRRGGTMTAADSATLREQGRQSYAFLGELASSRVARAVISERQLNEVMVDFWENHFNVFAGKDRTRYFLPEYDAKTIRPHALGTFRDLLGAVAKSPAMLYYLDNWQSVADSGRPTLRPAQRSLNARQAARRAAAVQQRIAQNPQLQQVVQRRRGLNENYARELMELHTLGVDGGYTQQDVIEVARALTGWTIARGAQGGGFAFRGEVHDASAKTILGQSFAANKGVEEGEAVLDLLASHPSTAKFIATKLARRFVSDTPPAALVERATATFRRTNGDLRAVVRTIVTSPEFFASASYRAKVKSPFELVASTMRAMNAQPDATPRTSQLVSRLGQPIFGHQAPNGYPETGDAWMNTGAILNRINFGLAAASGRVPGITLAAWPLTAELANASRDAQVDGVIKGLFGGAASSDTRQVLLTGTNPFLQQHGGANDSLVVADDDAGMMGGMASDEKTANARRQAASERRAARAPVAQQQQAAGREAVRPARGGTLTQSIGSLPPLTGFAQIVGLALGAPEFQRR; from the coding sequence GTGTTGGCCGTGTGTCTGGTCACGCTAGGCTGCGCCACCGCGGCGCCACAGCCCGCCGCTGGCTCCGCCGCGTCGGGCTCCGGCGCGCTTGTCAGCGCCGCGCCAAGTGCGTCACGCGAGCAAACGGCCGATCAGCAGGTGCACCATCTGCTCAACCGCCTTGCCTTTGGCGCCCGACCGGGCGACGTGGAGACGGTCCGCGCCATGGGCGTGGACGCCTGGATCGACCGACAGCTGTATCCCGAGCGCATTCCGGACGCCGCCACCGAGCAATTCGTGGCGCGCTTCACGACCTTGGGTAAGACGGGGGAGCAGTTGCTGGCGGACGCGCCGCCACCTGCCGCCGCCCTGGCCCAACTGCAGCGTCGCGGCGGCACCATGACCGCCGCCGATTCCGCCACGCTGCGTGAACAGGGCCGCCAGTCGTACGCCTTCCTGGGCGAGCTCGCCTCGAGCCGGGTGGCACGGGCGGTGATCAGCGAGCGTCAGCTCAACGAAGTGATGGTCGATTTCTGGGAGAATCACTTCAACGTGTTCGCCGGGAAGGATCGCACGCGCTATTTCCTCCCGGAGTACGACGCCAAGACGATTCGCCCCCACGCACTCGGCACGTTCCGCGACCTGTTGGGCGCGGTGGCGAAGAGCCCCGCCATGCTCTATTACCTCGACAACTGGCAGAGCGTGGCCGACAGCGGCCGCCCCACGTTGCGCCCCGCGCAGCGCTCGTTGAACGCGCGGCAGGCCGCCCGTCGCGCGGCGGCGGTGCAGCAGCGCATCGCGCAGAACCCGCAGCTGCAACAGGTGGTGCAACGTCGGCGCGGCCTGAACGAGAACTACGCGCGTGAATTGATGGAGCTGCACACGCTCGGCGTGGACGGCGGCTACACACAGCAGGACGTGATCGAAGTGGCGCGCGCGCTCACGGGCTGGACGATTGCCCGCGGCGCGCAGGGTGGCGGCTTCGCATTTCGCGGGGAGGTGCACGACGCGAGCGCGAAGACGATCCTCGGCCAGTCGTTCGCCGCCAACAAAGGCGTGGAAGAGGGTGAGGCCGTGCTCGACTTGCTGGCGTCGCATCCGAGCACCGCGAAGTTCATCGCCACGAAACTGGCGCGTCGGTTCGTGAGCGATACGCCGCCGGCGGCATTGGTGGAGCGCGCGACCGCCACCTTCCGTCGCACCAATGGCGACCTTCGCGCCGTCGTGCGCACGATCGTGACGAGCCCGGAGTTCTTCGCGTCGGCGAGCTACCGCGCCAAAGTGAAGTCGCCCTTCGAGCTGGTCGCCAGCACGATGCGGGCAATGAACGCGCAGCCCGATGCCACACCGCGCACGTCGCAGTTGGTGAGCCGACTTGGCCAGCCGATTTTCGGCCACCAAGCGCCCAACGGTTATCCTGAAACGGGCGACGCGTGGATGAACACCGGCGCGATTCTCAATCGCATCAACTTCGGACTGGCGGCCGCGTCCGGTCGCGTGCCGGGTATCACGCTGGCGGCGTGGCCACTGACGGCGGAGCTGGCGAACGCGTCGCGCGACGCCCAAGTGGACGGCGTGATCAAGGGGTTGTTCGGCGGCGCGGCGAGTTCCGACACGCGGCAGGTGCTGCTGACCGGCACCAATCCGTTCCTGCAGCAGCATGGCGGCGCCAACGATTCGCTAGTGGTGGCCGACGACGATGCGGGAATGATGGGTGGCATGGCCAGTGACGAGAAGACGGCAAACGCGCGCAGGCAGGCGGCCAGCGAACGCCGAGCAGCACGGGCGCCCGTGGCACAGCAGCAGCAGGCGGCTGGTCGCGAAGCGGTGCGACCAGCACGCGGCGGCACACTCACACAGTCGATCGGCTCGTTGCCGCCGCTCACGGGATTTGCGCAGATCGTTGGCCTCGCACTCGGGGCTCCTGAATTTCAACGCCGCTGA